A region from the Lytechinus variegatus isolate NC3 chromosome 6, Lvar_3.0, whole genome shotgun sequence genome encodes:
- the LOC121417731 gene encoding uncharacterized protein LOC121417731, with protein MTDLSRELSDLLNGPCPSLDPEPSASQPLAGGQAAKDGKKKKPGKQAPCTITRPTPDDGSIDPRETPRQPPDAAPMGAREAEIDVGHAPGMLELANTVSTLQSTVLSLLPNTSATTNQQGDDVDDDIEWLVSQQPSTQDRADQGVLGEYSELVEKADEVVGASVSEKLAEVVNKLMSTGLKEDTLKGKLEAFPRPENCKALSAPRVNPEIWSILKSGTRIFDHKLQKTQSLLLKAKSPLARAADGLLDPDKAPSIDPRQTSKLLLDGIAILGAASLDLSSRHRELIKPELDTAFRPLCTDSAGS; from the coding sequence ATGACGGACCTCTCGCGGGAACTCTCCGATTTACTTAACGGGCCCTGCCCTTCGCTGGATCCGGAACCATCCGCCTCCCAACCACTGGCTGGCGGCCAAGCAGCCAAGGacggaaagaagaagaagccgGGCAAGCAAGCTCCGTGTACCATAACCAGACCGACCCCGGACGATGGATCTATTGACCCCCGGGAGACTCCGCGGCAGCCCCCTGACGCTGCACCTATGGGTGCCAGGGAGGCGGAGATAGACGTCGGCCATGCGCCAGGCATGTTGGAGCTGGCCAACACTGTATCGACGTTACAGTCGACTGTTCTGTCCCTCCTCCCAAACACCTCTGCAACCACCAACCAGCAGGGAGATGATGTGGACGACGATATCGAGTGGCTTGTCTCTCAGCAACCCTCCACTCAGGACCGAGCTGATCAAGGTGTATTGGGAGAGTACTCCGAACTAGTGGAGAAAGCAGACGAGGTAGTCGGCGCTTCTGTGTCAGAGAAACTGGCCGAGGTGGTTAACAAGTTGATGTCCACCGGCTTGAAAGAGGACACTCTAAAGGGGAAGTTGGAGGCTTTCCCCCGACCTGAGAATTGTAAGGCCCTTTCCGCCCCCAGAGTCAACCCTGAGATTTGGTCTATCTTAAAGAGTGGAACTCGAATATTCGACCACAAACTTCAGAAGACCCAGTCACTCTTACTCAAGGCAAAATCTCCACTTGCCCGCGCTGCGGATGGCCTTCTCGATCCAGATAAGGCCCCCTCCATCGACCCACGGCAAACTAGCAAGCTGCTACTGGACGGCATTGCCATTTTGGGGGCGGCAAGCCTCGACCTGAGCTCGAGGCATCGTGAGCTCATCAAGCCGGAGCTTGATACGGCTTTTCGCCCGCTATGCACGGATAGTGCGGGTTCCTGA